In the genome of Xiphias gladius isolate SHS-SW01 ecotype Sanya breed wild chromosome 18, ASM1685928v1, whole genome shotgun sequence, the window aaagatctgagtacttcttccaccacagtATAAGTAGAACAAAGGtcattttgatttctttgaaaCGGACACAAAGCTCCAGACTGCCCTCTAGAGTTAAGTGCAATATTTGTTCGGGACAAACCCACTGTCCTCTGTCAGTGCAAAAACCCTCCACGAATCAGCCAGAAGAAACATGATGCCGCAGCAGTCATGTCATAACAAATCCTGgtgatgatttaaaacatttacagccattctttgtaaatatatttacagtatttctcaCCAAATTTGGTGCTTCattctcttgctctcttgccGTTCCTAACGCACTGTTAAAATGAGTTTATACTATTATGCTACACCGGATAATGAGAGTCCTTTCTGAAGGTCAagaacattgttgtttttatgtcttcttcacatgatgttttcacatttacaatAAAGTCTACTAATGATCATCagcatgttttctctctgatgAGCCAAAGCAAAGAATACTgagacacaaagagggaattcaGAAATCCTGCTGAATGTAACTAGGTCACCTTTaatttaatgaaacaaaacaaaaacagcccacTGTTTTCAGATCAACACTGATATTTGGGATGTGCTGCTGCGTCTCACCATGTTAAATGTCTCCGTTCGTTGAAATGTCCAGGTGAAGCTGACGGTGCTGTTGCTCTGGATCAGGTAGGAGTACGACTGTTTCCCTTTGCTGCCTTTCCACTGCTCCACCACGTCGTTATTCCACTGATTATAACCCTGCAGGGAAATACATTCGCCCCATATGTATTCATACTCGCGTCAAGCGTGACTTCTTTGTCATCACCTGAAGCACACGTGCGACAAAATGCACTCATTCTACTCACAGCTAGGAAGTAGAGTTTGCAGTCGGCCGTACACGTGGTCTCAAACACAAAGGTGATGCGAGAAAGTTCACTGTCTTTGGCCAGTGACTGAGGCAGCCTGTGGAGACACATGGCATTTCATTCCAATTTACCTACACTACGATATAATGCACATGTGCTGTATATAGAGTTTTATGTGTAATTCCttcaaaagaaaagtttgactTCACCTGTATCCAGGGACATTGAGCATGAGCATCAGATAGTCTGTGTCCTGATCCCCAGGGGTGGTGTAAACATACTCTCCAGCCACCTCCCatgctgtgattaaaaaaacagtaacacattCCTATGATGTCCaaccaacaacacacacagactcacaataATTCGGGTGGCCTTTCACATTGCATATCATTTAATCTTTTCAAAATACCTTCTTTAACATACTTATAAATAAGGATTAAAGCACGAGTTTGTAGAACTATTGCTGTAAACAATTCTGAGGCTGAACATGTCAGTTCAatcttgaccttggaaaaattaatttgacaaaataaacttAACTCAAGGTGTGCTTACCAACTTTTGCACCATCGGACCTTTAGTTAAGGTTATTTTGTCAAGTGCTGAggctgttttgttctgtgtggTAATTCTCTCAAATGAATGGTTCCTTGGTGTAAAGTTTGTGCTTTCCTTCAACctctaccttttttttaaaaataattctacTCCTTTTCTGGTCTAAGAAGTACCCTGGAGACATTTTTTGactctgattattttcatcaggcCATACTCTGAGCCGAATCTTAAGTCTCTTACCCGTGCTGTGGTCGGAGCTGCCGAACTCTCGTGTGAAGATGGAGCTCTTCATGTTCCTTGGCATCGTGTTCCACCATTTGTACTCGAAGCCCACCACCGGCTCTGTGCCAACAGGGCACTTAGCACAGGCTGTGAGTAAATAATGCATTATTATGTCACTGGAAACAGAAGGATAGAAGATGAGCTATGCTGTACAGAATGTTAAGCTCCGCGAATAAATTTGTGATATGTGATAatgggctatataaataaaactgacttaacTTGACtatatgtttttactttaacaaaTGTTGTTTCTGCACCAAGCATAATTCCGATTCTGTTGCTTCTCCACAATGACAACTATCTCCAGCgaaaacaaactaaacattatCAGACATACAGCCTCCAAAATCACGAGCCTCCCTACACTCGTTCTCTCAGACCTCAACAACAGAGCCATCACATGCATATCACTCACCAAAGCAGATGACACTGATCACCTCCTCAAtcaacacatccacacatcACATGACTTCCGTCTGACCGCAGATAAGAGACTTTAAAATGTAAGACGGCTTGCCTTGTCCCTTAAATACCTCGCTAAAAATTGTGTATACAtgtctgtatatacagtatatgtgagtgtgtgcggatatttaaatataagtatgtgtgtatacgtatgcATATGTCCACTATATTTACTtcatcaatcaattaatcaatcactCGGCTTTACATGGCTTTGTTGATTACTCAGTACTAAGTAGTCACTGAATGCTCTCTGTCACTTGTTTCTGGACTTGGATCACTGTTTCTTATACTCTTATACATACATCAATCTGCAGTCAAGACATCTGATCAATTTTGGTCATGTTTAGTGCCTAGTCACTGTAAACAATCCTGTTTTGGCACAAACCTGTTAATTAGCTTTTAATAAAATTCTATTAATTGTTATTTAGGCTCAAATCAACCTCTTTGGTAAGTACACATATGTCCCTGCAAAATAAACCCATCAGGCTGACATTAACTACAGGAAAATGCTGTATAAGGAGTGTGCTGATCCTGCACCTGTTCCATTTGAGTAGAAACCGTTGATGCAGGGCTCACAGGTGGAGGAGTTGGTGACAAAGAAACCCGGGTTACACGGTGGACAGGTCTGCTTCTCCCCCGATGCGGGAAGCTCCACCGCTCCTTCACTTGTCTCATTGCAGATCTTAGGTTCAATCCACTTGTACATGAGCTGGGTCTGAGACGCACAACAAGCCAGACATGAATGTGACACACACAATCAGCCCAGACGATTTATGTGGTGGTTGTGGCTAGCAGAATTGTAGAAGTGTTCACTTCTACTGAACCTGCACAAATGCTGCTTTCCCCGAGTCATGTCTTTTTGCCTGCATTACCTTTCCCTCAGCGTCACAGGGAGTGTGAGTGTACAAGTAGTCACTGTTTGTACATGCAGGTCTCGGTTTGCAGCTCCCTGAACCAGCctctgaaaaaacagaaaccaagcCAGGGGAAACAGCCGGCGGTGACGAGGGAAAACACACAGCTCACATTAAGATACCATGATAAGACCAACCGTACACACTCTGCAACCTCTTAAACAGTTGCTTTACATATGTGGccacatgcaaatacacagtGGTTTTAAGTAGAGACAGATCTGCAAAAATTATACCAAGTTAAAGAACACATATGTGATATGACTCTCTTTGTGGATAGAGCGTTAGAAATGCAAACACTGATACCTGCATATTTGTCTAGTTCACACTGATGGCAAACAGTGGCACCCTTAGTGGAGTAGGTATCAGCAGGGCAGGGGGCGCAGCGGGCAGATCCAGGTTTTGCACTGTGAGTGCCAGGTTTACAATGGAAACACTCTGATGTGTATGCCACCCCTGGAATAAGACCGTTGATCAACTTTTAATcattgacaaaagaaaaaaggagtcGAGGAGTGAACAAATGTTTAGAACTGCTGCACCCTACACTCTACAGGTGTTGATCTACCTGAGATGGCAATGTTTCTTAACAGCACAGGTTTGACAGCACTGCCCAACAGAGTGTACGCAGTGGTTCTCCAGTACAGCACATTATTGCCATTATTCAGCTCAACCTGCACAgagtcagttttaaaaaaatgaaagaggaacagaagagatagagaggagcagagacatAATGTTGATGCCAGCAAGTGTGGTTTCGTGCTAAAGCTACACTCGGACAGACCTCGTATTTACTCCAGTTGTTCTCTGAGAGCTTCATCCACCGGCTTTCGGAGTCTGTAGACTGACACTGGTCATTCTGCACCTACAGGAGCGGGAGAAAAGAGCAAGAGGTCACCAAATATTCCCCCCGAAAACAGCCACCCTTGTCAGCATCAACAGTCACTTTAAAACACTTACAAAGAACTCAAAGTAGATACTGTTGTCAGGGTAGAAATACTCAAAGGACACGGTTCCAGGTTTCTTCAGGCTTACGGCATAGGACAGCATTGCAGTGCACTCATCTGAGTTTGAGACTATGTAATCACCCTTTGGTGTCCAGGTTGAgctagaaaaacaacagcagcagaaacagcttGATGAGTTTCTTGAAACCAAGAAACACCAAGGACTTCAATCGATCAATAAGccaatacagtacaatacagtatatactaacTTGGAGCAGTGTGTGTTGGCATCCCCGCCGTTTGTGGTCACCCCGTGGGTGACAAAACCTGTCGGCAGGCTGTCCCACTCATCAAAGGCCACACCGGTGCCCAGAGAGTAGGTGCCTGCAGCGCACTTCTGGCACGTCTGCGACTGCATGTCGAGGAACTCTCCCTCGCTACAGGAGAAGGCTGTAAGAGGAAAAGACGGAAAAGGGGCAAAAACAGAGAAGTCAAGCTTCATGCAGATGTTCACATGGAAATGAACagataaagtttattatttacacGGTAAATCTGCAATGCAGATGGAGGGTTTTGAGACAACGTATAAAATAAGATGTAAAAGTAGGAAACTCACAGCACTGAGTGCCCTTGACTGGATCTGGTAGACCTGTGCATGTGTCGGCTTTGTTGGGAACGGCCACTCTCCATCGTGACCCGAGCACGTCACACTCTGTGTACTCAAAGTGATAATCTGACTGCGGGGACATAACAGAGGTGTGACTTTCACACAGCTGGATACAAAAAGCATTATATGctcagaataaataaattatgttgATACATAAAGGAGAAGAGCtacaactaaagattattttaatcatcaatTCATCTGCCAAGTCATCTGATTATTTGAATAAACGATTGTTttatctacaaaatgtcaggaaaaagtgaaaaaaaaaaaattcccattttAATTTCTCCCAGCCCAagttgatgtcttcaaatgtcttgttttgtccaaccaactgcccaaaacccccaaaaattcagtttactttaatttatgacaaagaaaagcatcgaatcctcacatttgagaaggtaAAACCAgaaagtctttttaaaaaagaaaacaaactaatattaaaattgttgctTATTAATGTTCTGATCATCGAATAATTGATTCAACGACTAATTGTTGCAACTCGATAAAGGACGCAAACCAGCATGCATGTAAGAAGACAGTGATGCTGTTAGTAAAAATAGGTAATCAGATTGTTTTTTACCTGGGgaatttttctttccaaaacacGGCCAGCCTCTTAAAAAGGCTGGCCGTGTGGTCGAGGATAATATTTACCCAGGAGGCCGTCTCAACTGTTGTTTTAATCTCACTTATCAAGGATGTGCTGCAACTCTGCACCTTGAGAGCTTATTTACTTGGGAAAGGGCGAGAAACGGTGATTCACCCAATCCTTttgtaaacatttaatttcagtgttgtCGGAGAACTTGGGAGACAGCAGGAGCTCAGGTGCAAAGCGTTTGCTGTGTTCGTCTGTCATGCTTTGACCCCTTTTAGGAGATACTTACAGCAGGTGGCTGACAAACACTGTCCCACCCGTAATGATGTTATTTGGGATGTGACATATCGTTAAAGGTAATCTTGTTGACCTGACGCCCTCTGAAACAAGTCATGAATACTGAGCAGACACACAGTGCAATCTTAAGATTTAGTCATTGGTCAACAGCCTGCTGTAATGTTCCTAGGAAGGTCACTCAGTACTAATCCAGGCCCACAAACACCATCCTGGGATTAATAGttaacagaaacacaggagcagcagcagcagctgcagcagcagcagcacccagCAGCCCTGGGTCTTTGTTTTTGATTAGAGCTGCTACATTAGCTGTGGCTGAGGTATCAGATGAACACGAGCCTGGGTGGGAGGATCCGatgtaaaaatgcatcaaagtGGAGATGTGCTGTAGCCTAATCGCCTCCTTCAAACAAACATGAGGGAGCCACGGCAACGGGACATCATGACCGCTGTGCCTCATGGTCAATGGACTGGCATGGAAACAAAAGCTCACCTGGAAAAAGTATCTGGCACCAGGGCTCTTCGCTTTATTAGCTCACAAAGCTTAAAATAAGGGCCTACAGATCTCTGAAGTAACGTAAGCtcataaaaaaaggaaatgtctGGAGTATTATCAAACATCGCTGTTATTatgcaaactgaaaacagatatgGAAGGGTGAGGAGAGTACAGTAGGCGATGCAGCATATGGAAGATCTAGTAAAACAAGTGTCTGATAACTGTGAGAACACCGAAGCAAGCACAAGCGAATGGCTGATATGATTCAAACACTTGCAAAGTAAACACATGTTCCTTTCCCACAGGCATAATGTTAAGGAGGTCAAACTGTTTCACTGGTCGTGCTAAAACGCACTGGTTGGTACGTGCCAATTCAAAACTCCcatcaaaaaaaatgtacatttttatgtatttgtaattACAGTCAGTTCTCAATACAAATTTACAACACAGTCCTTGAACAGGTTTCCTTGCATCATCAGACAGTAATGGGGTGAAGCAGTTTAAGGGGGTTTAGGTCAGCTATCCTTCGAAACGTTCAGAAATTTTGCACGCCAATATTGTTTAGCCCCACAGGTGCACAACGCCCTCACGGCACAGTAGACTTAACttaactttgatttatttttctataaagTTCCAGCAGTTTACCCAATGAAACCTTTGCGTGCACACGATACAAACAGCTGGCACCTGTGAGCGCTTTTAGCTTTGAACGGGTCGTTATTCGTAATGCGGCAATGCAACAGGGGTCTCCTCACCTCTTTGCACATGGGCAAATCCGCAGAGGTCTGTGCGAGAAGCAGCCACAGTGAAACGTGGCTCAGGTGCGTCAGGCCTCGCTGCATCGTCGCCTCCCGTCAGTGTcgaagtgatgggggacaaaggAGCGGAGCGCCGACCTGCGCCGTCAGGTGTCGCCCGCCCGGCGGCTGG includes:
- the elapor1 gene encoding endosome/lysosome-associated apoptosis and autophagy regulator 1; translated protein: MQRGLTHLSHVSLWLLLAQTSADLPMCKESDYHFEYTECDVLGSRWRVAVPNKADTCTGLPDPVKGTQCSFSCSEGEFLDMQSQTCQKCAAGTYSLGTGVAFDEWDSLPTGFVTHGVTTNGGDANTHCSNSTWTPKGDYIVSNSDECTAMLSYAVSLKKPGTVSFEYFYPDNSIYFEFFVQNDQCQSTDSESRWMKLSENNWSKYEVELNNGNNVLYWRTTAYTLLGSAVKPVLLRNIAISGVAYTSECFHCKPGTHSAKPGSARCAPCPADTYSTKGATVCHQCELDKYAEAGSGSCKPRPACTNSDYLYTHTPCDAEGKTQLMYKWIEPKICNETSEGAVELPASGEKQTCPPCNPGFFVTNSSTCEPCINGFYSNGTACAKCPVGTEPVVGFEYKWWNTMPRNMKSSIFTREFGSSDHSTAWEVAGEYVYTTPGDQDTDYLMLMLNVPGYRLPQSLAKDSELSRITFVFETTCTADCKLYFLAGYNQWNNDVVEQWKGSKGKQSYSYLIQSNSTVSFTWTFQRTETFNMERKYSGDKAKIYAIHITNVVGGVASQCRRCALSSAKANSACVPCPPGHYMVTGTGVCKRCSPNTFIRAEQPVGEAACVQCGPNTKRNKAYSGCLSDCTLDVQTRGGALLHYDFSPLSNVTGLHSSPSFTNKGLRYFHRFNLCLCGKEGRAPATCIDNVTESGTGRREVKGYICQSTVVPSEIRSQSVVSSQPFLIADSIIGVTTDTTLSSISSPKWLFPSASGLPDVIFYYKSSETTQACKQGRSATIRLRCNPTVTAKDHITLPSNCSEGTCDGCTFHFLWQSQHACPLCTKNHYREIVSACIQGIQRTTYIWQQPLQCYGGVSLPAQKVSACVTLDFWLKFGVSTGTIAAVLLISISCYFWKKTRKLQYKYSKLMMSSGGKECELPTADSCAIMEGEDAEDDLMDLTRKSFFTKINSFSRARTSDGFDSVPLKSSSSGHQRDDEDSDDA